TTCGTACTTTGAGATGAGTGAGTGGTCTTTACCTTGGGAACAGGGCGAAAAGTTCAGCGATCTGGTCCATGACTTCGAAAAAAAGAAAAAAATTGACGAAGTTCGCCCATTCATTAAAGGCGGATTCTGGCGCAATTTCCTCTTCAAATACGATGAAGGAAACTGGATGCAGAAAAAAATGCAGAGGTTGTCTGATCGTCTGCATAAACTGAATTCGGATGAATTCACACCGAAAGAAATCGCCATGTTGAACGAATCCCGCGAACATCTCTGGCGAAGTATGTGCAATTGCGCGTACTGGCACGGCATCTTCGGCGGACTTTACCTACCGCATCTTCGGCACGCGATTTATTCTGAACTTTTGAAAAGCGAAAATCTTCTGAACAGAATCGAAAAAAAGAGTGGATTCATCGCCGAATTCATGGATTTTGACGCTGACGGAATGGAAGAAATTCTGGTCACCAACGGAAATATTCACGCCGGATTTGCGCCTCATCGCGGCGCCATTATGGAAGAGCTGTCGCTGTTCGACAAATCTTTTAACCTGCTGAACAATATCCGCCGTTACCGCGAATCGTACCACCGGAAAGTCTTTCTCGCGGATCAGGAAGAAAATTCCAACTCTTCGGGAAGCATTCACGATCTTGTTCTTTCCAAGGAAAAAGGGTTGGAAAAATATCTGAAGTACGACTTCCATCCGAGGAAAAACCTCGTCGATCACATCATTCATCCGGCGGTCAGTCTCGACCAGTTCCGAAACGGCGATTATTACGAAGACAGTGATTTCCTCGCCGGGAAATACGACACGTTGGTTGATGAGGAAAAGAAAAACATCACCTTTTCACGCGACGGCTGGGTCAACTGGCAGAAATTCTCCATTAAGAAAGTCGTGACCTTCGGAAGATCGTCTATCGACGTTGCCTACCATCTGACGAACACAAGCGATCGTGAGAATGTTTTCCGGTTTGGGCCAGAATTCAATTTCGCATTGCTGGGCGGCAATTCGCCGGATCGTTATTACTTTTCCGGCGAGAAAAAACTCGAACCCGGGGAGTTGAATTCATCCGGCTTCGAACCGGGCATCCAAACGCTGGGCGTCGCCAACGAATGGGACAAATTCAAGGTGGAAATCACGACGCAAATTTCTGCCGATTTCTGGCGGTTTCCGATCGAGACCGTTTCACTTTCCGAGGCGGGATTCGAGCGTGTTTATCAGAGTTCGGTCATTATCCCGTGGTTTCCTATTCGGATTCAACCGGAAGAGACAATCGATATTTTCATAGAATTGAAGATTACGAACCTGTAATCATTTTTTATTTTTTAAAGCCGGTCGTTTCCGAACGGAACGGCCGGTTTTTATTTTTTGAGACCATCTTCTGAGAAACAAACCAGAATCTGAAAAATCCCATTCAACCTATTTAACCAAATCTACCTTATCAACCCATTCAACCTAATTAACCCGATCGCTATTCTCCATCAAAATCTCCGTAATCCCGTCGGCATTTTGTCTAAGAATAACTTGAATCCGGTCGAATAATTGTTCGCCTTTCATTACGCCGGTTCTATAAGATTTGGCGAGCGACTGGCAGATAACAGCCAGATAGGATTTCTGAAGATGATTATCGTCGGAAACCATTAACCGGTACAGGTCGCGCACATGTTTAATAAACAAATAATCATGGAACAACGTTTTCAATTTTAGGGTTTTTTCATGAAGAAGAAAGTCCGATAGTCGGTCGATCAATTCCGCCGAAATTGGACTGCTGATTTCAAATTGCGCCTTCAGGATAAAAAGAAAATTTTCCATATCGCGAAGACCGCCGGGCGACTCCTTGATATCAATCATCTGTTCTTCGAAACCCTTTGCTTTCCGAAAAACAAATTCAGATCGAAGATGTTGGATATATTCCTCTTTTTGCGAGAAAATGTATGGTTGAATTATCTCTTGAATAAAAGTTTCATAAAAACGGGTTGTTCCTACAATCATGCGTGCGCCGAGCAATTGCGATTTGTCAATAAAAGCGTGGTCGTCTGGATGGTCGAAGAATTCCCTGATATTTCTGAAAGTCGTGACATAGTGCTTAAATCGGTCGGCAAACCGATAATGTGGCATGATCGATCGACGGATGATACGTTTGTTCATTTTTAGAATGATGCGGTCGCAGAATTCCAGAATTTCCGGATCGTCGGAATTGAGAAGAATGATCAGGTCATAATCATCGTCAAACGCTTGACCGCGCGCATGACCGCCTGCGGTTAAAATGGCTAAAATGTCCTGCATTTTTGGAGCGTTTTTTTCCATTTCGCTATTTACTTTTTCTCGGCAATAGTCGAACAACCGTTTTAAGTAATTATCAGAAACTAGTGTGAATTCCCGGTTAATTTCCTCCAATGGAGCGCCGTCGATCATACTAATCCCGAGCCGCATAAACTCAAAATCGTAATAATCACCCAACGTATCCATCTTTCCACTAAAAGTGTCAATATTGTCTAAACTTCGATATAATCCATCGGTCAATTTCCAGACTTTCTCCTCTCGATTCAGATAACTGATGAAATGAGGATAACTCCGGAAAACACGGTGAATAAACCGTTTAAAATAGTAACTGCTCCGTAAATACATCTGGCACAACGAATACAGCGCCTGTCGGGATTTCTCGACGTCGGAAGGCCAAATCGGATTCCGAACGATTTCTGTAAATCTTTTCAGATGCACTTCCGATAAATTGGCAATGAAATCATTCAGCCTCTGCGGCGAGTAGTTGACGATCTGGCTCAGTCGCGTCACCGTCTGAAGCGTATCGTCCAAACTGCGTATATAACCATCGGTCAGATCGCAGAAAAACGACATTTTTGCTAACTGTGGACGGTGATTGAGCAGGATCGTAATCAGCGCCAAAATCGGATATGGCGTCTGATTGCTCCAATGAATATAAGACCGCACAAGCGCTTTCTGTTTGGCTTCCGGCAGAGATAAAAAATCGTCCACAAACCGGCTCAACATCGACTCGTCGTCTTTGTCCATCCAATAATGAATATCTTCCCAGAACCGAGTTCCGCGGAAAAACCGCGAGGTTTTCAGGAAATCCACCGCGATGTTGCCGCGATAACCGCCGTCGAGTTTGGGATGCGTCATCGGAAAGAATACCGTAATATTATTGAGGTGGTGCGTAATCTCCCGGATCAGATTCTCGACGCCGGTACGTGCGATTCGCTGATGATCGCGGTAATGCACCATCAACTGCTCCTGCGCGTTAGCGTACGCTTGATCTTCATATCCCATGGCAGAGGCAACTTTTCTTAAGTTTTCAGAATTCTCATCCGATTCGAGCGGAATTTCCTCTTCCTGGACGACGAATAACATATACAAAAATCGGAACGTCTCGAAGAAGGTCAGCGCTTGATAAATAAGTTGGTAATTTTCATGATTCGCCCTGTCGTCAATCATGAGTTTTCCCAGAACTTCGAGCGACGTGTGTCCGTGAATTCCTTTGGCGGTTCGCTGAGCAAAAAGCGCGGCTTTGAGCATTCTCAGCGCATCGCGCTTGGGATTCAGCATCGATTCCGGCGGTTCAAAAGTCATCAGATCGCGAATTTCGCCCAGCAGTCCGCGTAAAAATCCTTCGTGATATTTGTTGTCTTTTCCCTTATGAAAATAGTAGCGTCCAAGGATTTCCCGATCAAAGCGGTTAAACAGCCGGATATTCCCGAGGATCGGAACCGCGTTAAGCATCTCACTGAGAATAACCACATCCTGTATCTGTTCATCAAGAAGCAAATGATATTCCTCGATGGAAGCCGAGAAGCCTCGTTTGATACCGACATGTTCGGAAAGATGGAAGTGAAGCGTGCAGGCGTATTTCAGCATTTCGGTATTTAAAGCACCAAAAGCCGCTGTCAGAATTTCGCGGTTTTTCGGCCCGGTGTCTATCACACCCATGTCGATATCGTCCTGATCGACGCGCGTGCCGACACCGCAAACGACAAAATCGGGACGTTTTTTCTGCGGTAGGAAAATATCCATCAGCGTCGTCATATACGCGCCGGACAAAAGCCGAAAATCGTTTCCGGTACGGATTACAAACGACCGAAAGACATCATAACGGTTCGGCGCTTCAAACAAATCCATCTGTAAAATATCGAGCGCCTTGATATTCATAGTGAGAAATTGAAGCGAAAAATAACAACCGAGCATTTCCAGCGTTTTCGATCGCTCCTCCGAGCATCTGACAATCAGTTTCATCTCTCGTCCGGGATTTGGCGATAAGACTCCGAATTGGAACTGATCAATCAATCCGTTCTTTTCAATCATTGAGACAAGAGAATCGAAATTCCTCTCGATATTGAAAATGTGTTTTAGATGATGGTTTCCAAGCGCCGATGCTCTTGCAAGAACGTCAGAAACGGAGCGATCAGAAATCGTGCTCACTGGTTTAGATGAAATGTTTATCGGGTTTCGGAATGTTCTTCAAGCCACTTTTGGGCAAGTTCGACGCCCATATTATATGCCTGGATATTCAGTTCTTCGGTTCCTTTCGGAACGCGCGCGTGAATTGCGTGCAAAATGGCATCTTCCGATACAATTCCGGAGATTTTAGAGATGATCCCCAGTGCAACGATGTTTGAGACAATGTATTTACCGAGACGCTCAACGGCTGATTGGATGATGGGAAGCGATACAACTTTGTAATTTCCCTCTAATTGCTTGGTAACCATCTGCGAATCGATGATGAGAACGCCGGTTTCCTTCAGATCGCCTACATATTTGTCGCAAGCTTCCTGCGTCAATGCGAGAAGCAGATCGATGTCTTCGGCTTTCGGATAATCGATGTCACCGTCGGAGATGATGACTTCGCTTCGGCTGGCTCCACCTCGGGCTTCAGGTCCGTAGGATTGGCTCTGCGTCGCATTGAGTCCATCATAAATAGCGGCGGCTTCAGCAAGCACTTTTCCCACTAAAATAAGTCCCTGTCCACCGGAACCGCTGAGTCTGATTTCATATCTGAATGGCATAGTTTTCTCCGTCCCGAACCTTCGGGATTGCTTTTTTCGCCTTGTTTCTGACATTGTCGTATCGTTCCAGATACGTTGGCTGGTCGCGATCCACGAAAATGCCGGTGACGAGTTTTCCCTGTAATTCTTCCGGGGAAAGTTTGGCGGCGCGTTCGATCGTGACGGCATTCTGCTTTTGATATTCCAACATCGTCACACCGTTTCCTTCTTTGTTTTTTCTTCCATAAGAAGTTGGGCACGGCGTCAGAACTTCCACAACAGAAAATCCTTTATGCGTGAATGCCATTTCGATGAACTTGTCCATACGCGCGTATTGCTGAACGGTTGTCCGCGCAACAAATGCCGCTCCCGCTCCCTGCGCCAATAGGCTAATGTCAAACGGCGCATCAGGATTTCCATAGGGAGCCGTCGTGGCTTTTTTACCGGTCGGCGTCGTTGGGGAAACCTGTCCACCGGTCATACCGTAAATGTAATTATTAAAGATTACCATTGAGATGTCGATATTCCGACGACAGGCATGGATGAAATGATTCCCGCCGATCGCCGTTGAGTCACCATCACCACTGACGACGATGACATGTAGATTTGGCTTAGCGATTTTCAAACCGGTGGCAAAAGCCAGCGCCCGTCCGTGCGTCGTATGAAGTGTATTAAAATCGACATATCCAGGAGTTCGGCTGGAGCAACCAATACCGGAAACGAGCGCGATATCGTCCTTTTTCCAGCCAAGTTTATCGATAACGCGCAAGATTGATTTGAGGATGATCCCATTGCCGCAACCATCGCACCAGATGTGCGGCATTTTATCTTTTCGCAAATAATATAAATAGTCCATAATCAACCTTTAATTCTTTCATAAATCTCTTTCGGCGTTAATGGCTCGCCGTTGACGTGATTGACACGAATAACCGGTTTTTCCCGACGGGTTGCCCATTCAACCTCATGCGCTATCTGCCCAAGATTCATTTCCGGTACGACGATTTTGTTGGCACGCCGATAGATTTTTTCGATTTCTTTGTCCGGAAACGGCCAGAGCGTTTTCAGTCTCAGAAGTCCGGCTTTAATTCCGTTTTCCCGCGCAATCATAACAGCGCGTTTGGCTGAGCGGGCAGTTGAGCCATAAGCGACGACAAAAACGTCCATATCCTCTGTAAAAACATCTTCTACCTCGACAATTTCGTCGCGATATCGCTCAATTTTTCGGTTAATGCGCCGAATTTGTTCTTCTACTTTCTCCGGATCGTTCGTCGGGAATCCCGTCTCGTCATGCGCCAATCCGGTAACATGATATCGGTAGCCTTCGCCGAAAAACGCCATCGGAGGAATGTCCGATTCGACCATTTCATAAGGCAAATATTTTTCCGGAGGAACAATTGGTTTACTCCGGTTGACTATTTCAAGCAACGCATAATCCGGCAGTTCGATCCTTTCGGTCAAATGACCAATGATTTCATCAGGCAAAAGAATGACTGGCGTGCGGAATTTTTCCGAGAAGTTAAACGCTTTGACGGTCATATAGAACATTTCCTCAACAGATGCCGGACATAGCACAATGATTCCGCTGTCGCCGTGCGATCCCCATCGTGCTTGCATAACATCTCCTTGTGAAGTGTGAGTCGGTAATCCGGTACTCGGTCCACCGCGCATCACATTGACAATGACGACAGGCACTTCCGTCATCGCGGCAAAACCAATATTCTCCTGCTTTAAAGAAAATCCCGGTCCGCTGGTCGCCGTGAGAGATTTTACCCCGGTTAATGACGCGCCGATAACAGCACCCATCGCCGCAATTTCGTCTTCCATCTGGATAAAATTGCCACCTATCGCGGGCAGTTTTTCCGCCAAATCTTCGGCAATTTCCGAAGACGGCGTAATCGGATAACCGGCAAAAAAACGACAGCCGGCGGCAATAGCGCCTTCCGCACAGGCGCTGTTTCCCTGCATCATCCGTATATTTGATTTTTGATTATCCACAATTACTCCAATTCCTCTTGTTTCTTCTCCTCTTCGAACTCGACCGTAATGGCAAAATCCGGGCAAAGATTCTCGCATATTTTGCACCCGATACATTGCTCTGGATGAGCAACAACGGCACTGAATTGCCCCATCTCCAAAACTTGCTTTGGGCAAAAATGGACGCAAATATCGCAGCTTTTACACCATTTTTCGTTAATAGTAACTATAGGAACTTTTTTCATATCTGGTTTCCGATTTTTATTTTTTGAGAAATTCGTGACACTATATTGGGTATTCCTTCCGTTAGACTCCGCGTATTCGTCTCCAAAAAACTTAATTTATTAAAGACAAGAAACGTGCCAGAGATTTGTCAATTCCCCAGCAATGTCACCTTTGCGGGGGACGTTTCGATCTTGGCACGAATCCCAAACGGCAGTGTAAAACGCTGTTTGATGTGTCCGTAGGCAAAATTGGTAATGACCGGAAATTGGTAACCTCCAACAAAATCTTTCAAATAATCTTCGACCGTAAAGCACTTGGAAGAATTTTTAGGAAAACAATTCACAAAATCACCGACAATGAGACCGGCGATTTGATCGAAAACGCCATGCAGTCGGGCAATCTGAAACAGTTTATCAAGATGATAGGTCTTCTCGTCGATGTCTTCGATGACCAGAATTGCGTCCTTCAGCGTTGGAAGATAGGAGGTTCCCAAAAGCGGCGTGATCAGCGAAAAACAACCGCCGATGAGTTTTCCCTCGGCGACACCCTCGCGAAAAGCTGTTAGTTGCCGATCCGGTGGATTCTTCAACTCGATCGGATACGGATGCGCCATCACCACTTTCCATAACCAGTTTTCCGAAAAAGAATCGAACTCTTTTCCCATATCGGAAGCGACCATCGGGCCGGAATAAGTGATCCAGCCGAGTTTGTTCAACAACGCCATTTGCAGAGCCGTTATATCGGAATAGCCAACGAACACTTTAGGCGGAATCTCGCTCAGCTTATCATAACCGATTTTATCGATAATTCTCATAATTCCGTAACCGCCACGCGCGCAAATGATTCCGTCAACTTCCGGATCGAGAAAAAAGGTTTCGAGTGATTCGATCCGGCTTTCGTCCGAACCGGCTAGGTAAAATTTTCCCCGACTGAGGTTTATAGCAGTTTTAACTTTGAAGCCTTGAGATTTTAAATATTGAATTCCTTTTTGAAGGCTAATCCGTTTGGCGGCGCTTGCCGGAGCAATGATACCGATCGTATCGCCGACTTTTAAAGGTCGTGGTAATCTGAACATTTTATCCATCTCCTGTTGGTCATACGAAACACGCCGAAAATTGCAAATAATAACCGGAAAGAGAAAGATTTTTGTTTCCTTCAATCTGGTCATAGGTTTTCGCCGATCGATGAATTTCCAATTGACAAATCAATTGCCGTGCAATAAATTGATATAAAATTTATGATGACTTTACTGATTATCAGAACGTTTAACGGACTTGGAGCAATTTATCTAATCGCCAACAAAAGCGGCGAGAGATAGGAGTCGATTTATAGAGCCAATAATATCAATTTGGAGAGATCATTTAAAAACGCCTCGGAAACGAATCGTTTGAAAGCATAGTAAAACCGGCTTAAATTCCAGCGATGTTTTACCTTTTCCGCAAAGAGAAAAAAACCGGATGAAATGCTCGTTAGTAGCGGTATTGATCTGCTCGCCCGTTATTCTTCTTGCCCAACTCATCGACAATAATCAGTTTGTGCCGGAAATTGATTGGAAAATCATTCAAACGGCGCATTACCGCATCATATTCCCTTCGGAAATATCGATTGACGCCATGCGTGTTGCCAATAATCTGGAATATCTCTACCCGGCGATCGGGAAAACCCTGAAAACAGAACCCAAAAAATGGCCGATCATTCTGAACAGCCGAAACGCCGCGACCAATGGTTACGCCAATCTCATTCCTAAAAAAAGCGAATGGTACGCCACGCCCGGTCAGGATAACGAAATTGGTTTGCCGATCGATTTCTGGGATCTGTTGGCGATTCATGAGGGACGCCACACGGCTCAGTTCGACAAAAATAACCGCGGTTTCAATCGCATTGCATACATTTTTGGCGGCAATCTCTCTCTACTCGGTATGCAGTTCTTCTCCGTCCCGTTCTGGTTTCTCGAAGGTGACGCCGTCTGTACCGAAACCGCTCTGAACGAATCTGGTCGAGGCAGAATGCCCGCATTTGGCATGGAGATTCGCGCCAATCTACTTTCTGGAATCCGCACACCTTATCATCAAGCCTTCATGCGCTCATACAAAAATTATTATCCCAATCACTACCGACTGGGATATTATATGACGACGTACGTCCGTCGGAAATATGGAGCGGATTCGTGGAGTCGGGTACTCGATTTGACGGCAAAACACAGCTACAATCCTTTTGCATTTTCCCGATCATTAAAAAAAGTCACCGGTAAAAATACCAGCAAAATTTACGACGCCGCGATGGACAATCTAACAACGCTTTGGCAAAAACAATTGGCGGACACGCCGCTGACACAAGCGACGATTCTTTCAGATACAAACTCCGATATTTGGACAAATTACGTCTATCCTTCCTATCGCAACGACGGATCAATCTTGACCATCAAGTATGGATTGGCGGACCCCGCGACGCTTGTCAATGTTTTTTCCGATGGCAAAGAAGAAAAAATACGTCAGATCGGAGGAAGCGGAAGAATCAGTTACGGCGGAAATATCGTCGCTTGGAGCGAGGAGAATCCACATCCGCGCTGGGCAAACGACGTTTACTCCGACATCTGCACGTTTGATTTGGATTCACGGCAGTACAAAATTATCACAGAAAATGGAAAATTTTTCTCCCCATCCGTTTCACCCGATGGACGCCAAATCGCGGCAGTTGAATTTGACTCTACCCGACACTGTGCAATGGTTTTGCTGAATGCGCAAACGGGTCAAATTCTCCAGAGATTTCCGAATCCGGAAAATTACTTTTTCAGGAATCCGTCATTTTCGAGCGATGGCAAGCAAATTGTTTTTACGCGCCAGAGATTTCAAGGCGTCGCGCTCAGCATTTTATCCTTAGAAAACGGTGGGATTGTCGACATTCTTCCAGAATCGTTTGAAAACATTCAGCATCCGGTTTTTTATGGACAATATATTCTGTATGAATCGCCTTATTCCGGAATTGACAATCTTTATGCAGTCGATATAGTTAATCACGACCGCTTTCAGGTTTCATCGCGGAAGTTCGGCGCATTTTATCCTTGCGTTTCGTCTGACGGAAAACGAATTCTCTTCTCTGATTACACCGTGAACGGTCATTTTCTTGCCGAAATGCCGCTGGATTCGTCAAATTGGAAACCGCTTTCCACTGTTTCTCGAAATCCTGTAAACTATTTCGAACCAATGATCGCTCAGGAACAGGGCTCTGGTTTCTTCAGCGAAAAAAAACTTCCGAAAAATCAATATGAAATCCACGATTATAAGCCTCTTGAGCATTTAATGAACATTCATTCATGGTTCTTTTATCCGTCATCCGTCGCATCGACTTTCGGTGTGTTGTCGAACGATTTGCTTAATACAACTGCTGTCTCACTGGGAATGACCTACAACGCAAATGAAAAATCCGTCGGTTACGAGGCAAACGCTAGCTATGCCGGTTTCTTCCCGATCATCGATGCCGGTTTCAAGTATGGTGATCGTGTTACGACGATAACAAATAACGGAGAGATTGAAACCGATCATTGGAATGAACGCGGCTATTCCATTGGTTTCCGCATTCCGCTTGATCTATCGGTTGATTATCATAACACATCACTGGAACTCATCTCTGTTTTATCATACTTGAGCGTGAACCACCGTGAAAACACAATATCACAATTCGATGGCAACGTCATGCCCGTTTCGGCTAAGGTAGCTTATAACCGGTACGATACGCCTGCACCGCGCGATATTTATCCTCGCCATGTATTCTCAGGTTCATTATCAATTTCGCATACATCATTCAATTCCGACTATCGGGTGAGTATCGGAAGTGCAACGGCGACTTTCCGTTTCCCCGGTTTGGCTAAACATCACAGTCTCGGCGTCACTGCCGGACTTGAATTTCAATCAACCGATGATTATCGCTTTGCCAGCGCGGTTCAATTCCCGAGAGGTTATGAAGTCGTAGATTGCGATCGCCTTTACGATGGCGCATTGACATATTCCTTTCCGCTCTTTTATCCCGATTTTGCGCTGGGAAGCCTGTTTTATCTCAAGCGAATTCGCGCAACCGGTTTTATCGATATTGGCAGAGGCGAATTGGGCGCTGTGAAGAAAAATTACTCTTCTGCGGGATTCGAAATCCGGAATGACTGCCACTTTTTTGATCTGCTTGTATTGCCAATCAGTCTGGGCGCGCGCTTTTCTTATCGAATCGATGAAAAAGATTGGCGTGTTGATTTCATCCTGGGTTATTAGTCAAAACCAGACAATCGTCTGCCACCAGAAATTACCGTTCAAACTTTTTCTTGCCGATATAAAGCGACGTCCAGAATGATCGAAACGATATAGACGAGCATTGTCGCATGAACCAGTGGCAATGCCTTCAGCGCCGAAGCGGGTGTCTTTTCCGTTATGATCAATCCGTTGGCGATCGAGATGAGCGCGAAACCGATTAAAAATCCATATCGCGCTGTCACTCCCAGCGAACTGACAAACAGAACCGCCATGATCAGATGGATAGCTGTAGCGACGCCTACCCATTTTATCGTTCCGTCGATGCCGTACATCGTCGTAACCGTATTGACTTTTCGCGCGCGGTCATTGACAATATCGACCAGATCATTAACACCAAGATGCACAAGAGCTAAGGGATAGAAAAATAAAAAGAATAGCGTCGCACGATAGTCCCAGACGCCTACAGTCAGATAGCCGACGACGGGAAACAACGCGAAATCCATTCGTCCCACCAACTGCGCTAGCGGCAGACGTTCCCGGCGTTTTTTTAGATTGTAGAACGATTCAAGAGAATAACATACCGGCATCATCGCCAGAATGTACCAGCGGTTCGATTGAGGTAGAGCCAAGATCAGGAAAAATGTCGTTAGAAAGAAAAGCGCATCAATCCAAACCGCGGTTTTGAAAGAAATTAAACTGGCTGGAATCGGACGCTTACCGAACGGTCTCCAATATTTCGTCAG
This window of the Candidatus Marinimicrobia bacterium CG08_land_8_20_14_0_20_45_22 genome carries:
- a CDS encoding 2-oxoglutarate ferredoxin oxidoreductase subunit gamma (catalyzes the ferredoxin-dependent oxidative decarboxylation 2-oxoglutarate forming succinyl-CoA); translation: MPFRYEIRLSGSGGQGLILVGKVLAEAAAIYDGLNATQSQSYGPEARGGASRSEVIISDGDIDYPKAEDIDLLLALTQEACDKYVGDLKETGVLIIDSQMVTKQLEGNYKVVSLPIIQSAVERLGKYIVSNIVALGIISKISGIVSEDAILHAIHARVPKGTEELNIQAYNMGVELAQKWLEEHSETR
- a CDS encoding 2-oxoacid:ferredoxin oxidoreductase subunit beta — its product is MIMDYLYYLRKDKMPHIWCDGCGNGIILKSILRVIDKLGWKKDDIALVSGIGCSSRTPGYVDFNTLHTTHGRALAFATGLKIAKPNLHVIVVSGDGDSTAIGGNHFIHACRRNIDISMVIFNNYIYGMTGGQVSPTTPTGKKATTAPYGNPDAPFDISLLAQGAGAAFVARTTVQQYARMDKFIEMAFTHKGFSVVEVLTPCPTSYGRKNKEGNGVTMLEYQKQNAVTIERAAKLSPEELQGKLVTGIFVDRDQPTYLERYDNVRNKAKKAIPKVRDGENYAIQI
- a CDS encoding 2-oxoglutarate synthase subunit alpha; the encoded protein is MRESLPGFCHYGRVRRGEETRGIGVIVDNQKSNIRMMQGNSACAEGAIAAGCRFFAGYPITPSSEIAEDLAEKLPAIGGNFIQMEDEIAAMGAVIGASLTGVKSLTATSGPGFSLKQENIGFAAMTEVPVVIVNVMRGGPSTGLPTHTSQGDVMQARWGSHGDSGIIVLCPASVEEMFYMTVKAFNFSEKFRTPVILLPDEIIGHLTERIELPDYALLEIVNRSKPIVPPEKYLPYEMVESDIPPMAFFGEGYRYHVTGLAHDETGFPTNDPEKVEEQIRRINRKIERYRDEIVEVEDVFTEDMDVFVVAYGSTARSAKRAVMIARENGIKAGLLRLKTLWPFPDKEIEKIYRRANKIVVPEMNLGQIAHEVEWATRREKPVIRVNHVNGEPLTPKEIYERIKG
- a CDS encoding ferredoxin; this encodes MKKVPIVTINEKWCKSCDICVHFCPKQVLEMGQFSAVVAHPEQCIGCKICENLCPDFAITVEFEEEKKQEELE
- a CDS encoding LD-carboxypeptidase, translated to MTRLKETKIFLFPVIICNFRRVSYDQQEMDKMFRLPRPLKVGDTIGIIAPASAAKRISLQKGIQYLKSQGFKVKTAINLSRGKFYLAGSDESRIESLETFFLDPEVDGIICARGGYGIMRIIDKIGYDKLSEIPPKVFVGYSDITALQMALLNKLGWITYSGPMVASDMGKEFDSFSENWLWKVVMAHPYPIELKNPPDRQLTAFREGVAEGKLIGGCFSLITPLLGTSYLPTLKDAILVIEDIDEKTYHLDKLFQIARLHGVFDQIAGLIVGDFVNCFPKNSSKCFTVEDYLKDFVGGYQFPVITNFAYGHIKQRFTLPFGIRAKIETSPAKVTLLGN
- a CDS encoding prenyltransferase (UbiA prenyltransferase family catalyzes the transfer of a prenyl group to various acceptors with hydrophobic ring structures in the biosynthesis of respiratory quinones, hemes, chlorophylls, vitamin E, and shikonin), whose protein sequence is MREKIRALLDLTRARFAPVWPLLFASGYLLAVENYGQFSWTVLIHVALIGLFGFEAGMVLNDVIDHKIDERDVEFDKLTKYWRPFGKRPIPASLISFKTAVWIDALFFLTTFFLILALPQSNRWYILAMMPVCYSLESFYNLKKRRERLPLAQLVGRMDFALFPVVGYLTVGVWDYRATLFFLFFYPLALVHLGVNDLVDIVNDRARKVNTVTTMYGIDGTIKWVGVATAIHLIMAVLFVSSLGVTARYGFLIGFALISIANGLIITEKTPASALKALPLVHATMLVYIVSIILDVALYRQEKV